The Geminocystis sp. M7585_C2015_104 genome includes a window with the following:
- the nusG gene encoding transcription termination/antitermination protein NusG, which translates to MSQLSDSPQAETTQRKADDKPRWYVVQVASGCEKKVKADLEQRIQSFDLADRILQVRIPQAPTVKVKKDGSRVHGTEKILPGYILVEMILDDTVWQIVKSTPNVINFVGAEQRRTVGRGRGHVKPVPLSPAEVARIFKETDAAEPVVKIDLRVGDKILVIAGPFKDFAGEVIEVSPERGKLKALLSIFGRDTPVELEFNQVEKQG; encoded by the coding sequence ATGAGTCAATTGTCCGACTCTCCCCAAGCGGAAACAACCCAGAGGAAGGCAGATGACAAACCCCGGTGGTATGTGGTACAGGTGGCCTCTGGATGTGAGAAAAAGGTCAAAGCGGACCTGGAACAACGAATCCAGAGTTTCGACTTGGCCGATCGCATCCTGCAAGTCCGCATACCCCAGGCCCCAACGGTGAAGGTGAAAAAGGATGGTAGCCGAGTCCATGGCACGGAAAAAATTTTGCCGGGCTACATCCTGGTGGAAATGATACTGGATGACACAGTATGGCAGATTGTGAAAAGCACCCCTAACGTGATCAACTTTGTGGGTGCAGAACAACGCCGCACCGTGGGGAGAGGCAGAGGTCATGTCAAACCTGTGCCCCTGTCGCCGGCGGAGGTGGCCCGCATTTTTAAAGAGACTGATGCCGCCGAGCCGGTGGTTAAGATCGATTTGCGGGTAGGTGATAAAATACTTGTCATTGCCGGCCCATTCAAGGATTTTGCCGGGGAGGTCATCGAGGTAAGCCCAGAAAGGGGCAAACTTAAAGCCCTCTTGTCCATCTTCGGCCGGGACACCCCGGTGGAATTAGAGTTCAATCAGGTTGAAAAACAAGGTTAG
- the rplA gene encoding 50S ribosomal protein L1, with the protein MAKKHSRRYLEALAKVEPRPYEPLEALKLLKETATAKFDESAEVHIRLGIDPKYTDQQLRTTVTLPKGTGQKVRVAVITRGEKVREANEAGADIVGEEELIEQIQQGMMDFDVLIATPDMMPKIAKLGRILGPKGLMPSPKGGTVTNDLATAIQEFKAGKLEFRADRTGIVHVIFGKASFPAEDLLVNLKAVQEAVDRNRPPGAKGRYWRSMHVSASMGPSIEVNYNSLREMKSLD; encoded by the coding sequence ATGGCTAAAAAACACAGTCGCAGGTACCTAGAAGCACTGGCAAAGGTGGAACCAAGACCGTATGAACCCTTGGAGGCGCTCAAACTATTGAAGGAGACCGCCACAGCCAAATTTGACGAGAGCGCCGAGGTTCACATCCGCCTGGGGATAGACCCCAAATACACTGACCAGCAATTGAGAACTACTGTCACTCTGCCCAAAGGGACTGGCCAAAAGGTAAGAGTGGCCGTCATCACCCGCGGGGAAAAGGTGAGAGAAGCAAATGAGGCGGGCGCGGATATAGTAGGCGAAGAGGAGTTGATCGAGCAGATTCAACAGGGGATGATGGACTTTGATGTACTCATAGCTACCCCTGATATGATGCCCAAAATTGCTAAGTTGGGTAGAATACTAGGTCCTAAGGGCTTGATGCCTTCCCCTAAGGGTGGCACAGTCACTAATGACTTGGCCACTGCCATACAGGAATTCAAGGCGGGCAAGTTGGAATTTAGAGCCGATCGCACCGGTATTGTCCATGTCATCTTCGGTAAAGCATCATTCCCCGCTGAAGACTTGCTAGTTAACCTTAAGGCAGTACAAGAGGCAGTAGATCGTAATCGCCCACCAGGGGCTAAAGGGCGCTATTGGCGTAGTATGCATGTATCGGCATCCATGGGCCCCTCCATAGAGGTGAACTACAATAGCCTAAGGGAAATGAAGTCTCTGGACTAA
- the rplK gene encoding 50S ribosomal protein L11 yields the protein MAKKVVAVIKLALPAGKANPAPPVGPALGQHGVNIMAFCKEYNAKTANQAGMIVPVEISVYEDRSFTFVLKTPPASVLLKKAAGIEVGSKEPNRSKVGKITREQLREIAQTKMPDLNANDIEAAMRIIAGTARNMGITIVD from the coding sequence ATGGCAAAGAAAGTTGTAGCGGTAATTAAACTGGCACTGCCTGCGGGGAAGGCTAACCCCGCACCCCCCGTTGGCCCTGCTTTGGGTCAACACGGGGTCAACATCATGGCCTTCTGTAAGGAGTACAATGCTAAAACCGCTAACCAGGCGGGCATGATTGTCCCGGTAGAAATCTCCGTCTATGAGGACCGGAGTTTCACCTTCGTCCTCAAGACTCCTCCCGCCTCGGTACTGCTCAAAAAGGCCGCTGGCATAGAAGTGGGCTCCAAAGAACCTAACCGCTCTAAGGTAGGTAAAATTACTAGGGAACAACTACGGGAAATTGCCCAAACCAAGATGCCCGACTTGAATGCCAATGACATCGAGGCGGCCATGAGAATTATCGCCGGGACAGCTCGCAATATGGGCATTACTATTGTCGACTAG
- the secE gene encoding preprotein translocase subunit SecE yields MNGGKTVTNTNKETIKAKKAEEAEAKKSQQTPTGFLEETKQELAKVVWPSRQQLVSESVAVLLMVTLVATLIYIVDQLFGWMAGKVF; encoded by the coding sequence ATGAACGGGGGAAAGACTGTGACCAACACCAACAAAGAGACAATAAAAGCAAAAAAAGCCGAAGAGGCTGAGGCTAAAAAAAGCCAACAGACTCCCACCGGCTTTTTGGAAGAAACTAAACAGGAACTAGCCAAGGTGGTTTGGCCCTCTCGTCAACAATTGGTAAGTGAGTCGGTAGCCGTACTGCTAATGGTCACTCTCGTGGCTACACTCATCTACATTGTAGATCAATTGTTTGGCTGGATGGCAGGGAAGGTGTTCTGA